The following are encoded in a window of Plasmodium vivax chromosome 10, whole genome shotgun sequence genomic DNA:
- a CDS encoding hypothetical protein, conserved (encoded by transcript PVX_080190A), translating to MIQYSFSPVKAKTKAKQYDSVIAEALLYYKSGNRLSCKGHLARGGDPHGGVHNLLESQGGGRTSRQINDDHDDGKNKSNCPPTGERQKNNSRDCNLCFSEDFQKEELLTALKQYISEYVGDVQEAKCSEIANCGDKKRLLKRYIHEIKKNNFLVLEDLFFFFSVSSGFNDRNDRNDFNDYKEYALSKMFHCLLLVFEKREEKCVLLVLYILLVILNESSVNKFFTHLIDALIAILNAHECTLPIGEADDNVRLFDHKPMVLTGYLVNENARYFLFSYFYLLVRDVSRQQFMNHADKIIRVCLVGLFDHCCEINCLMMSFIEETIEQIEDQYVNYHYIISTCLLKCLCNKYSRVKIKCMNTLLKLILHNSNSKNYKIIEMLIGYKDPNVVPIKSFYDNAYVNINYLCNLYNDRSTRVKFQFYSFLFLLLYQFNESNDFVTFLLPYLFSACFDNYKIFRLVSFLYIQLICRRKPFDLEKNMNDEILYQFYPEWSYKTAFTLPLPLTDYYFPPFCRSSFLVKKNMYSLNVAAVDPPFSGGSKTVVESHGEEQNKLDGQKEHTFYRPHGAEERLNGWGNRPMDVPPREETNDANDNPHRSHKHDQLREDEYSVEYHEKLLQNFLHSNQRIMTILRENKINQINITHNEMNKECKQLSFTILNAYFKHLYIKKEDETNKLESLENAKIILLLFYFIEENVTEHLPHFFTHLLFAFEKKLDEERWLIYVNCLYLVGSYVNPANYYFFLENYFKNVKENSQKNVTLTCIYMLDQICRGTIETYTDIRRRGLTRDGIHSSFVLVLEKMIALFFGVINGAQHVERYLLVLQVIHTILSSECAYGRLDEKHITQLVILLYIIFNKVKDVRENLAKGKDQICLNKNFYLPVEVLDIHFYVTRIKRIKNFERLDMSQEQININIGSEILYKIFSLSEDTLNQKTAILQILPDEFLYNSHYMYFLIQYIIKRQTFFYDQSFSIFLCKIMIKLFNLSQNKKNITKVVFYNEELALYDVHQESRDKNAKQVKHVFLEYACTIFLLFIFKNVNIYETFSNVVQTCKVVLHLLTEMKNPYSFLFFVKRTSLISKLCDILECREAKSILFCKHVLNDLHINYEKYMNNDGDIKYLDHINIGKKIGLRKQVNAEVDILFYFVSTCIYLTYYKSLACLSVLLKERAEEIGHLKIHEAFRTLFDGTEKRVLQILKIKEQGSYTISNLYKKNVEDMLLGKSNFSELFHLRNKILKSPDYNYLILNTHIYFRYSFALLQGVHMFLLNPVILHYFYEVNQGDSHTSTGENLLSGHESGNFCTENPPHGSDKIEQKPLSNGENDPCLNQNNFVKEMESFFQKEETHTIEGIKYDHTNLANYFKSHDLVFFTLERGVYHIPFRILERNSLIILLYSSLLFFVDEFFQMSVLENRAESSFLSSTSVGLSNEFFLNPLQISEDHLIALFNLVILLYLENEDLVSGALIKMSCNGKAERMANFDKGIFCNIVNNVIFNYEKKNLVKESLCGCLSFLLSVLCANYGDVLANLKVTYSRTKHVKRLDVCNSIINTFL from the exons GCGGGAACAGACTCAGCTGTAAGGGCCACCTCGCAAGGGGAGGTGATCCCCACGGGGGGGTGCACAACTTATTGGAATCGCAAGGGGGAGGACGCACAAGCAGACAAATCAACGACGATCATGAtgatggaaaaaacaaatcgaaTTGTCCACCTACGGGAGAGCGCCAAAAGAACAACTCACGGGACTGCAATTTATGCTTTTCAGAGGACTTCCAAAAAGAGGAACTTCTAACGGCGCTGAAGCAGTACATCAGTGAATATGTTGGCGATGTGCAGGAAGCCAAGTGCAGCGAAATAGCCAACTGCGGTGATAAGAAGAGGCTGCTAAAGAGGTACATACACGAAATTAAGAAGAATAACTTCCTCGTTTTGGAGGAtctatttttcttcttcagcgtTAGCAGTGGTTTTAACGATCGCAACGATCGTAACGATTTTAACGATTACAAGGAGTACGCGCTGAGCAAAATGTTCCACTGTCTACTGCTCGTGTTcgagaaaagggaagagaaaTGCGTCCTGCTCGTTCTGTACATCCTACTGGTGATTCTAAACGAGAGCAgtgttaacaaatttttcaCCCACCTGATCGACGCGCTGATTGCCATTTTAAACGCGCACGAGTGCACGTTACCCATCGGCGAGGCTGACGACAACGTGAGGCTGTTCGACCACAAGCCGATGGTTCTCACGGGATACCTCGTGAATGAAAACGCAAGATATTTCCTGTTCTCCTATTTTTACCTCCTCGTGCGCGACGTTTCGAGGCAGCAG TTCATGAACCACGCGGATAAAATAATCCGGGTGTGCCTAGTGGGTCTGTTCGACCACTGCTGCGAAATAAATTGCCTGATGATGAGCTTCATCGAGGAGACCATCGAGCAAATAGAAGACCAGTACGTGAATTACCACTACATCATCAGCACGTGTTTGCTCAAATGCCTTTGCAACAAGTATAGTAGggtcaaaataaaatgcatgaACACCCTGCTGAAGCTAATTCTACATAATAGTAACTccaaaaattacaaaataattgaaaTGCTAATTGGGTATAAGGACCCCAACGTGGTCCCAATAAAAAGTTTCTACGACAATGCTTACGTAAATATAAACTACTTGTGCAATTTGTATAATGATAGAAGCACAAGAGTGAAGtttcaattttattctttcctcttcctaTTGCTCTACCAATTTAACGAGTCAAATGATTTTGTTACTTTTCTATTGCCCTACCTCTTCTCCGCCTGCTTTGATAATTACAAGATATTCAGATTGGTGTCTTTTTTGTACATCCAGCTGATATGCAGGAGGAAGCCATTcgatttggaaaaaaatatgaacgatGAAATTCTCTACCAGTTTTACCCTGAGTGGTCCTACAAGACGGCTTTCACTTTGCCGCTGCCCCTGACGGAttattatttcccccccttttgtcgCAGCTCCTTTttggtgaagaaaaatatgtactCCTTGAATGTTGCTGCTGTAGACCCTCCCTTTAGCGGTGGAAGTAAAACCGTTGTGGAGTCCCACGGAGAGGAGCAAAACAAACTGGATGGTCAAAAAGAGCATACCTTTTACCGCCCACACGGGGCTGAGGAACGACTGAACGGTTGGGGGAACCGCCCTATGGATGTACCCCCCCGTGAGGAGACTAACGACGCAAATGACAACCCCCACAGAAGTCACAAACATGACCAGCTGAGGGAAGACGAATACTCCGTGGAGTACCACGAGAAGTTGCTCCAAAATTTTCTCCACAGCAATCAACGCATTATGACCATCCTcagagaaaacaaaattaaccaaataaatattacccacaacgaaatgaacaaagaGTGTAAGCAGCTatccttcaccattttgaacgCCTACTTTAAACACctgtatattaaaaaggaggacGAAACGAATAAATTGGAATCGCTTGAAAATgccaaaattattttgttactCTTCTATTTCATTGAAGAAAATGTAACGGAACATCTCCCCCACTTCTTTACACAtctcctttttgcatttgaaaaaaagctGGACGAGGAACGCTGGCTCATTTATGTGAACTGCCTCTACCTCGTGGGTTCTTACGTTAATCCGGCCAACTACTATTTCTTCCTAGAGAActactttaaaaatgtgaaggagaATAGTCAAAAGAATGTCACGCTGACTTGCATCTATATGTTAGACCAAATTTGCAGGGGGACCATAGAAACGTATACTGATATCCGTCGAAGGGGACTCACCCGCGATGGGATTCACTCCAGTTTTGTCCTCGTGCTGGAGAAGATGatagccctttttttcggCGTCATAAATGGGGCGCAGCATGTGGAGCGGTACCTCCTGGTTCTGCAG gTAATCCACACCATCCTGAGCAGCGAGTGCGCGTACGGGAGGCTGGACGAGAAGCACATCACCCAGCTGGTCATACTGCTATACATTATATTCAACAAGGTGAAGGACGTCAGAGAAAACTTAGCCAAAGGAAAGGACCAAATTTGCCTGAACAAGAATTTCTACCTACCGGTGGAGGTGTTGGACATCCATTTTTACGTCACCAG aataaaaaggataaaaaactTCGAACGGTTAGACATGAGCCAAGAGCAAATAAACATCAACATAGGGTCAGAAATACTTTACAAAATATTCAGTCTCTCAGAAGATACCCTAAATCAAAAGACagcaattttgcaaatccTGCCAGATGAATTCCTCTACAATTCTCACTATATGTACTTCCTAATTCAGTACATAATTAAAAggcaaacttttttttatgaccaaagtttttccatttttttatgcaaaattatGATTAAGCTGTTCAACCTGAGCCAAAATAAGAAGAACATAACGAAGGTGGTATTTTACAACGAAGAGCTTGCCTTATATGATGTTCACCAGGAAAGCAGAGATAAAAATGCCAAGCAGGTAAAGCACGTGTTTCTCGAATACGCctgtaccatttttttactgtttatctttaaaaatgtaaatatttatgaaacGTTCAGCAACGTGGTTCAAACCTGTAAAGTGGTGTTGCACCTCCTCACTGAGATGAAGAATCCctactcctttttgttcttcgTCAAGCGCACGAG CCTCATCAGCAAGCTGTGCGACATACTCGAGTGCAGAGAAGCGAAAAGCATCCTTTTCTGCAAACATGTCCTAAACGACCTGCACATAAATTACGAAAAGTATATGAACAACGATGGGGATATAAAATACCTGGACCATATAAacatagggaaaaaaataggccTCAGAAAGCAGGTGAATGCCGAGGTGGACATTCTCTTCTACTTTGTAAGTACCTGCATATATTTGACATACTACAAATCGCTAGCCTGCTTGTCTGTGCTGCTGAAAGAACGGGCAGAAGAGATAGGCCACCTAAAAATACATGAGGCTTTTAGAACCCTTTTTGATGGCACAGAAAAACGGGTTCTAcagatattaaaaattaaagaacaGGGAAGTTACACCATCTCGaatttgtacaaaaaaaacgttgAAGATATGCTCCTTGGAAAAAGCAACTTTTCAGAGCTATTTCACTTGcggaataaaattttaaaatcccCCGATTATAATTATCTCATATTGAACACCCACATCTATTTTAGATACTCTTTTGCGCTACTGCAAGGGGTTCACATGTTTCTGCTGAACCCGGTTATTCTCCACTACTTTTATGAAGTGAACCAGGGGGATTCGCACACCTCAACTGGTGAAAATTTGTTAAGCGGTCATGAGTCAGGTAATTTTTGCACGGAAAACCCCCCACATGGCAGCGACAAAATTGAGCAAAAACCACTCAGCAATGGGGAGAACGACCCATGTCTGAACCAAAACAATTTCGTAAAAGAAATGGAGTCGTTTTTTCAGAAGGAAGAGACACACACTATAGAGGGCATCAAATATGACCACACCAATTTggcaaattattttaaatctCATGACttggttttttttacactcgAACGTGGCGTTTACCACATTCCTTTCCGCATCTTGGAGAGGAATTCACtcattattttgctttactcctctttgctattttttgtGGATgagttttttcaaatgagCGTTTTAGAGAATCGCGCGGAGTCATCCTTCTTGTCCAGCACCAGTGTGGGTCTTTCGAACGAGTTCTTTTTGAACCCCCTTCAAATTAGTGAGGACCACTTGATTGCCCTCTTCAATTTGGTCATTCTG CTGTACCTAGAAAACGAGGACCTGGTCAGCGGCGCCTTAATAAAGATGAGC